The stretch of DNA CCGGTCATGCGGAACGACTTGCCGCGGAAGTGCATGTGCGGGGCGAGCCCGATCAGCTCGGCGCCGGCGGGGAAGCCGCCCCGTGACGCGGTGACGCGGTAGTCGGGATCGCCCGGCGGGATCTCAAACTTGGGGTTCACCGCCTCGATCGTAACGACCTCTTCCTTGACCGAAGCGGGGTCGGCGAACACGAGCTCCATCCGTGTGAGGTCCTCGCTCTCGGCGCCGTTGGGGGTGTAGTGCATCTGGAAGACCAGCTTCGACCCCGCCGGCACGAAGCGCGCGCGACCCTCGGGGAGCGACATCGAGCTCTGTCCTGGCACATACGCGCCCAGCCAGCCAAGCCCCTGCCGGGGCCGATCGATCGGCGGGCTCACGAAGACAATCACGTGATGGACAACCGAGCGGTCTCCCGGAACGATGTCGGCCGCTTGCACCCATTTATCTTCGGTGAAGCCCGGATCGACGGCGAAGTACTGATAGTCGATCACCCCTTCCGCCGCGACGCGGTAGGGCTCTTCGCGCATCGCAACGACCAAGTCAGGGTCGCGTGGCAGTCGCCAGCCCGCGACGAACTCACGTTGCGGAGGGAGCTTCTCTATGTCGCCCGCGGGCGCCCCCGCTTCGGCCCAGTCGTAGAGCGTTTGCTTCTCGCTCTCGCTCAAAAGCCGCGCGTTGGAGAACTCGCCGTGGGCCGGGTTAGCGTGCCAAGGCGGCATCCGCTGATCGCGGACCACTTCCGCGATCGTGTCGGCCCACCCGGCGACCTCGTCGTAGTCCCGCAGCGCAAACGGGGCGATTTCGCCGTCGCGGTGGCACTCGACGCAGTTCCTCTCAAGAATCGGCGCGACGTGTTCGGCGTAGGAGACCGTGGCGTCGTTGTCGGGGTCCCGCGGTCTGCCGATGACGCATCCCACCGCGCGGGTCTCGGTCGTCGTCGGCTCTTTGCCTGCGAGCACCGCCTCGAGCGCCTCGCGGATGAAGTGGCGTGTGGGCTCTTGGCGAACGGCGCCAACGTCGTATTGATCGTCGATCCGCCCCTGATAGCGGACGACTCGTTGGTGATCGAGAACGAACGCCTCGGGCGTGCGGGTGGCGCCGAACGCCTCGGCGGCCTCGGCGTGGTTGTCCTTGAGGAGGGGGAACGTGACGCCGTGGCGACGTCCGTAGGCGGCCAACTCGGTGAGCGAGTCTTGGCGGTTGGAGTTCACGCCGAGGACGATCACGTTTCGATCGCAGTAGTCCTCAGCGATCGCCTCCAGACGAGGGCCGTACAGCTTTGCAAGCGGGCACTCGACTCCGAGAAACACAACGACCACCGCGTCTGCGGCCGCATAGTCCCTTAGGGAACGTTGCTGGCCATACGAGTCCGGCAAGCGGATGTCGCCGACGACAACGCCTACACGGGCCGCCACAGGCACCGGAGTCGCGGCGGCGAATGACAGAATAAGTAGCGAGAGGACTCGGAGCATATCGACCCATAGGAGGGATTACCGCTCAGCCAGAACCGCAAGAGCCGGGGGCTTCTTCACCAATTCTTTAGGGCGGTTCTCCGCAGGAGACAAGCTCCGACCCCTCGGGAGGGCTGTCGGAAACCGCGGGATCGCTTAGGCAGAGCCGGCCGGGATGGCGAAACCGAGAGTCGCCGAGAGATCGGCACGACCTCCGGAGAAAGCCACCGGACTACCAAGCCGCCGCCTTTCCCGCTGCGGCCAACCCTTTTTTTGCGGCGGCCAACTCAGTCCGGCGGTACGACTGCCCGCCGGGGGGGAGCCTCTACCAAGGCTCTTCCATCACCCCAACGATCTGCTCCGCCAAGCGGGCGATCTCCAACTGCTGCTGCGAGGCGAGCGTTTGGCCCGACTCGGGGATCAGCGGGTTGGTTTGGGTGACGCCGATCGTGGGCTGCGCCGCACTGGCGGCGAGTCCGCCAGAAAGCGGCACGCTGTGCATCGGACCCAGCGGCAGGCGGCGCCGATTGAGCCACGACACCTCGGCCCAGATACTCGTCGCGAACACCCGCGGGTTGTCGAACTGGTCTTCGGCCTGCACGTTGCGGCGGTCGCCGCGTAGCCGGACTTCGAGGACGCTATCGGCGTTCGGCGAGTTGACGACCTTGTAGGGCGTCTTCAGTTCGATCTCTTTCACCAGCGCTTCGGTGAGCCGTTCACCAAGATCACGGCGGAAGCTGTCTGACTCGACCATCGGCACGTATACCGTCGCCACGTCGGGGGCGTAGAGCGACCGCGACCCGGCGCGATAGCCCGCACACCCCGCGGTGAGGCTCGCTGTCACTAGCAGCACGACGATAACGCTACAACGGTTCAAGTGATTTGTTTTCGAGCAAGTGAACTCTCGCATTGGGCCTCAGCCGTGGGCGGAAGCCGGCGGTCGAACCACCGAGACGCTCCGCGGGCTGCCGCCCACGGCTGAGGCCTCTCGAGGTGGTGATTGGATGCTTAACGCGTTGTCGTTTTCCCTTCGGGGTTCGGTCCCTCGGCGACCATCGTTTGGCCGCTTCCCGGTGGCGCCGTCGCCTCGGGCGCGATGGTCTCGACCGAGTTGATCGATTCGAACCTCTTGTTCTCGGGGAACATATTAACGAGCCACTCCATCGGCACCTCGGGTGACTCGGGGAGCCCCTCAAGCTCGGCGAGCTTCTCGCGTGCTTGCTCGGCGGCGGGGCTGTCGGGGCGCTCTTCGATGACTCTCCGCAGATAGTACTTCGCGGCGCCGTGGTGCTCGGTCCCTTCGTAGTACGACGCCATTTGCAGGTCGCGTTCCTCGATCGCCCGGGCGATCTGGGCGCGCATCTCAGTCAGTCTTTCACGCTCTTCATCGGAGAGCCGGCCCGAGAAGTTGATGCGCGTCAGCTCCTCCAGCCGCTCCGCTTCACGGAGCGCTGTGCCGTCGTACTGAGGGCCGCGGTAGCGGAGCATCTTCGCTTTCAGACCAAGAAGATGCGCCTCGAACTGGTGATCGCTACGCGGGTATTCTTGGCGAAGCAGCGTGTAGTGGTAGTCGGCGTCGGCGTAACGCAGGCGACGGAAGTGGATGCCGGCCGTCGCCATGATCGCGTCGTCGGCCCGCGGGCCGGTCGGGTCGTTCAGCCGGATCGCGTCGTACATCCGCACGGCGTGGCCGATCGTGTCGAGCTTCGGCACCGTCGTCGCCAGGGGGCGGTAGTCGAGCGGAGCGTGCCACGACTCGCCGAAGTAGTTTTGCTCCCAGTACTGGGCGATGCTCCACAGCCGCTCGATCGTGGCGTCGAGCTTTGGCGTGTTCGGGTGCTTGTCGAGCAACGAGACGTAAGCGTCGGAGGCCTCTTTGTACTTGTCCTGGAAGTAATAGCACTCGCCGAGATTGAACAACGATTTGGCGGCAAGGTCGGTGTCGGGCCAGCGGTTGGCGGCCGCCTCGAACTTCACCGCGGCCGTCTCGTAGTTCTTCGCCTCGACGAGAGCGACGCCCTCGTTGAACAGCCCTTCGGCGACTTCGCGGTCGGGGCCGTAGCCGGTCGCTTCGCGGAGATTGGCGTAGGCCTTCTTCGGGTCGAGGCCCGGCAACAGGCCGCCGTCGATATCGGCGGGGCGGTCGAGTTGGATCGTCCGCTCATCGACGGCCGCATCGATCGGCGAGCCATCGCCGCCGAAGTAACCCTCAACGCCCGGCACCTGATAGCCCTTGCCGGGGACAAACTCGGCCTTCTTCTTGTTCTTCTTCCACCACTCGCGCCCGCCGACCTTCTCGGTCTGGCTCTCGTTGGTCGAGGCGCCGAACGATGGCCACTCCCACGCCGCCGCGGGCGACGCAAGGCAGAGGGCGAAGAGTGCTAGCAGCGTGTTCTTAAGCATGGCGTACGGTCGGCCTGGGGGCGATCGGGCGCAGCGGGGGCGCGGGTCGCGGACCGTAGGACGCGCGGCGAGTCGCGTCAAGAGAAGACGGAACCGCCAAGACGCCAGGAGCGCCTAGATCGCCAGGACAAAGAAGTTTGACGGGACGCACAGGATCAACAGGATTGATTCCTAATCCAGTCGATCCTGTTGATCCTGTCGGAAAATTCTTGGCGATCCATGGCGCTCCTGGCGTCTTGGCGGTTCCCCGTCAAGCGCTCTCGGCAGCCGCCGCCTCGATCCGCTCGACCAAGACGCGTTCGATCCGCCGGTCGGTCACTTCCAGCACCGTAATGCGGACCGCGCCGTTGTGGACGACTTCCTCGCCTTGCAACGGGACGTGTCCCAGTTCGCTGAAGACAAAGCCGGCGATCGTGTCGAAGTCTTCGTCTTCGGGGAGGTCGGTCCCCAGTCGCTCGTTGACCTCATCGACATGCGTGCGGCCTAGCGCCTCGCAGACGCCCTCGCTGATGTCGCGGATGTCATCGACGACCTCGTCGTCGTATTCATCGACAATCTCGCCGACGATCTCTTCGAGGACGTCCTCGATCGTCACCAAGCCGGCGACGCCGCCGTATTCGTCGAGCACCAGGGCGATGTGCGTGCGTTCCTGTTGGAACATCGCCAGCAAGTCGTCCACGGCCTTCGTCTCGGGGACGAAGATCGGCTTGCGGACCATTTCGCGGACGCTGCGGCGTTTGGCGGGGTCGTTCTTCGCCAGCTCGGGGATCAAGTCCTTCACATAGAGGACGCCGACGATGTCGTCGCGCGTCGTCTCGTACATGGGCAGCCGGGTGTGGCCCATCCGGATGATGCTGTTGATCAGGTCATCCCACGGCTCGTCCACTTGCAGCATGTGCATCTCGGTCCGCGGGGTCATCACTTGAGAGACCTCGGCGTGACTCAGCTCGATGACGCCCTCGATCATTTCACGGGCGTCCTCTTCGAGCAGGCCTTCGCGGTGGCCCTCGGTGACAATCGTGCGGATCTCTTCGCCGATGGTCTCCTCGTCGGCGACGCTCGGCACGCGGCCGGCGAGTCGGTGCAGGATGGTGTCGAGCAACCTAGCGCTCATCCGCAGCGGCGCCGCGAGCGTCCCGAGCGCGCGCCAGAGCGGCCAGGTGTGGAAGAGAAACGGCTCGGCGAAGACGCGGACAAACGCCCAGGTCGCCGCGACCCGCAAGAGCGCCAGCGTGACGCCGACTCCGCCGGCGACGCCGTACAGCGCCCATTCGTTCTCGTAGTGGCCGACCGTCCAGGCGAACGTCGAGACGGCGAAGAAGGCGACCGCGAACGCGCCCAGCAGGTCGAGCCCCAGGGCGGTCGACTCATGCTGTCGGAGGATCTCCCCAAAGCGGTCGAGGTTGTCCCGCCGCCGACAGATGTCTTGCAGGTCGGTGCGTGAAAACTCACGCAGCGCGCGGGCGCTGACTGCCGTAAGAAGCGTCGCCACGAGCGACGCGATCGCCATCCATAGTAACGCGGCTTGACTCACTGTGGCTGCGTCCCCTCCGCCGCCAACTCCGAGGGAGCGAGCGCGGGCGGCTCGACGTCCGCCAGACGCAAGTACCGGCGCTCGGCGGCCCGCATCGCGGCGACCTCGTCGTCGGCCTTGTCGCGGTGGCCCGCCAGATGGAGGGTCCCGTGGATGACGTACAGCAGCAACTCGTCCTCCGCGGGCCAGCCGTACTCCGCCGCGTTCTCGACCGCCGTGTCGGCGCTGACGATCACCTCGCCTTCGAGTCGCGGCGGCTCGTCCAGCAGCGCAAAGCTCAGCACGTCGGTCGGGTAATCGTGCTGCAAGTGGCGGACGTTCAGCTCATGAATCGTGGGATCGTCAACCACCGCGACGCTCAGTTCCCCCTCGCCATACCCCGCGTCCGCCAAGATTGCGGCCGCGACCCGGCGTATTCGATCCTCATCGATCGAGAGCGTCGATTGTTGATTGGCGATTTCGATATTCATCACAGCGAGCGAACGATGGCTAAGCGTGAACAACCCGGACTTCCGACTCCCGACCCCTGCCCTCACGCCGTCACCTGGTCCGGGTACTTCACCCGCCCGTGGTACACGGCGGTGAGTGACTTGATCAGGCTCTCGCCGATTGTGTGCAGCTCTTGGAGCGTGACGCCACACTCGTCGAACTGGCCGTCGTCGAGCCGCTTGCGTGTCAGCTCTTCGACGAGGCTCTCGATCCGCGCGGGGGTCGGCTCGACCAGCGAGCGGCTCGCGCTCTCGACGGCGTCGGCGAGCATCAGCACGGCGGCCTCTTTCGTCTGGGGCTTCGGGCCCGGGTAGCGGAAGCGGCTCTCATCGACCTTCGAGTCGTCGGCTTGGTCGAGGCTCTTCTTCTGCGCTTGGCGGTAGAAGTACTCGACGAGCGTTGTGCCGTGGTGCTGCTCGATGAAGTCGACGATGCACTGCGGGAGCCGGTTCTGCCGCGCGAGGTCGGCGCCGTCCTTGACGTGGGCGATGATCACCAGCGTGCTCATCGCGGGCACCAGCGCGTCGTGCGAGTTGACGCCCTTCCCCTGGTTCTCGATGAAGTAGCCCGGCTTGAGCATCTTGCCGATGTCGTGGTAGTAGGCGCCCACGCGCACCAGCAGGCTGCGGGCGCCGATCGCTTCGGCGGCCGCTTCGGCGATCGACGCGACCGTGATCGAGTGGTTGTAGGTGCCCGGCGCGCGGCGGACGAGCTCTTGCAGCAACGGCTTGGCGGGGTCGCCCAACTCGATCAGCGAGAGGTCGGTCTGGATGTTGAACACCCGCTCGACCGCCGGCAGCGAGACCGTTAGCAACGACCCGGCGATCAC from Botrimarina mediterranea encodes:
- a CDS encoding hemolysin family protein, translated to MSQAALLWMAIASLVATLLTAVSARALREFSRTDLQDICRRRDNLDRFGEILRQHESTALGLDLLGAFAVAFFAVSTFAWTVGHYENEWALYGVAGGVGVTLALLRVAATWAFVRVFAEPFLFHTWPLWRALGTLAAPLRMSARLLDTILHRLAGRVPSVADEETIGEEIRTIVTEGHREGLLEEDAREMIEGVIELSHAEVSQVMTPRTEMHMLQVDEPWDDLINSIIRMGHTRLPMYETTRDDIVGVLYVKDLIPELAKNDPAKRRSVREMVRKPIFVPETKAVDDLLAMFQQERTHIALVLDEYGGVAGLVTIEDVLEEIVGEIVDEYDDEVVDDIRDISEGVCEALGRTHVDEVNERLGTDLPEDEDFDTIAGFVFSELGHVPLQGEEVVHNGAVRITVLEVTDRRIERVLVERIEAAAAESA
- a CDS encoding redoxin domain-containing protein, producing the protein MLRVLSLLILSFAAATPVPVAARVGVVVGDIRLPDSYGQQRSLRDYAAADAVVVVFLGVECPLAKLYGPRLEAIAEDYCDRNVIVLGVNSNRQDSLTELAAYGRRHGVTFPLLKDNHAEAAEAFGATRTPEAFVLDHQRVVRYQGRIDDQYDVGAVRQEPTRHFIREALEAVLAGKEPTTTETRAVGCVIGRPRDPDNDATVSYAEHVAPILERNCVECHRDGEIAPFALRDYDEVAGWADTIAEVVRDQRMPPWHANPAHGEFSNARLLSESEKQTLYDWAEAGAPAGDIEKLPPQREFVAGWRLPRDPDLVVAMREEPYRVAAEGVIDYQYFAVDPGFTEDKWVQAADIVPGDRSVVHHVIVFVSPPIDRPRQGLGWLGAYVPGQSSMSLPEGRARFVPAGSKLVFQMHYTPNGAESEDLTRMELVFADPASVKEEVVTIEAVNPKFEIPPGDPDYRVTASRGGFPAGAELIGLAPHMHFRGKSFRMTGVGPDGKERVLLDVPHYDFNWQTNYRLANPITLPESFRVDCEASFDNSAANPANPDPTATVRWGDQSFEEMMVAFFEVAAPVGALRTEDVTEAAPDSARLEARALAQRLFEKHDDGDGKLLRRELPHAFALFAFDRYDRNNDQSLTEDEVFESALADSARPF
- a CDS encoding tetratricopeptide repeat protein gives rise to the protein MLKNTLLALFALCLASPAAAWEWPSFGASTNESQTEKVGGREWWKKNKKKAEFVPGKGYQVPGVEGYFGGDGSPIDAAVDERTIQLDRPADIDGGLLPGLDPKKAYANLREATGYGPDREVAEGLFNEGVALVEAKNYETAAVKFEAAANRWPDTDLAAKSLFNLGECYYFQDKYKEASDAYVSLLDKHPNTPKLDATIERLWSIAQYWEQNYFGESWHAPLDYRPLATTVPKLDTIGHAVRMYDAIRLNDPTGPRADDAIMATAGIHFRRLRYADADYHYTLLRQEYPRSDHQFEAHLLGLKAKMLRYRGPQYDGTALREAERLEELTRINFSGRLSDEERERLTEMRAQIARAIEERDLQMASYYEGTEHHGAAKYYLRRVIEERPDSPAAEQAREKLAELEGLPESPEVPMEWLVNMFPENKRFESINSVETIAPEATAPPGSGQTMVAEGPNPEGKTTTR
- the lptE gene encoding LPS assembly lipoprotein LptE, with the protein product MNRCSVIVVLLVTASLTAGCAGYRAGSRSLYAPDVATVYVPMVESDSFRRDLGERLTEALVKEIELKTPYKVVNSPNADSVLEVRLRGDRRNVQAEDQFDNPRVFATSIWAEVSWLNRRRLPLGPMHSVPLSGGLAASAAQPTIGVTQTNPLIPESGQTLASQQQLEIARLAEQIVGVMEEPW
- the ybeY gene encoding rRNA maturation RNase YbeY; translation: MNIEIANQQSTLSIDEDRIRRVAAAILADAGYGEGELSVAVVDDPTIHELNVRHLQHDYPTDVLSFALLDEPPRLEGEVIVSADTAVENAAEYGWPAEDELLLYVIHGTLHLAGHRDKADDEVAAMRAAERRYLRLADVEPPALAPSELAAEGTQPQ